The Homo sapiens chromosome 5, GRCh38.p14 Primary Assembly genome includes a window with the following:
- the TICAM2 gene encoding TIR domain-containing adapter molecule 2 has product MGIGKSKINSCPLSLSWGKRHSVDTSPGYHESDSKKSEDLSLCNVAEHSNTTEGPTGKQEGAQSVEEMFEEEAEEEVFLKFVILHAEDDTDEALRVQNLLQDDFGIKPGIIFAEMPCGRQHLQNLDDAVNGSAWTILLLTENFLRDTWCNFQFYTSLMNSVNRQHKYNSVIPMRPLNNPLPRERTPFALQTINALEEESRGFPTQVERIFQESVYKTQQTIWKETRNMVQRQFIA; this is encoded by the coding sequence ATGGGTATCGGGAAGTCTAAAATAAATTCctgccctctttctctctcttgggGTAAAAGGCACAGTGTGGATACAAGTCCAGGATATCATGAGTCAGATTCCAAGAAGTCTGAAGATCTATCCTTGTGTAATGTTGCTGAGCACAGCAATACAACAGAGGGGCCAACAGGAAAGCAGGAGGGAGCTCAGAGCGTGGAAGAGATGTTTGAAGAAGAAGCTGAAGAAGAGGTGTTCCTCAAATTTGTGATATTGCATGCAGAAGATGACACAGATGAAGCCCTCAGAGTCCAGAATCTGCTACAAGATGACTTTGGTATCAAACCCGGAATAATCTTTGCTGAGATGCCATGTGGCAGACAGCATTTACAGAATTTAGATGATGCTGTAAATGGGTCTGCATGGACAATCTTATTACTGACTGAAAACTTTTTAAGAGATACTTGGTGTAATTTCCAGTTCTATACGTCCCTAATGAACTCCGTTAACAGGCAGCATAAATACAACTCTGTTATACCCATGCGGCCCCTGAACAATCCCCTTCCCCGAGAAAGGACTCCCTTTGCCCTCCAAACCATCAATGCCTTAGAGGAAGAAAGTCGTGGATTTCCTACACAAGTAGAAAGAATTTTTCAGGAGTCTGTGTATAAGACACAACAAACTATATGGAAAGAGACAAGAAATATGGTACAAAGACAATTTATTGCCTGA